The Diospyros lotus cultivar Yz01 chromosome 15, ASM1463336v1, whole genome shotgun sequence genome has a window encoding:
- the LOC127791611 gene encoding probable aminotransferase TAT2: MSLNCENSFLIKKQEIRLHRNTTSQSGEPHAPEPPSVKHIGYMLSRTRWKQSNDDNYTNTYDNKNIVLLFVKGAVPHILEKTTEDFFLKIRNMLREAANICYDRLKEIPCVTCPHRPEGAMSTIVKLDLSLLEDISDDLDFCVKLAKEESVIVLPGSAMGLKNWLRVTFSVEPSLLEDGLLRVKTFYLRHARKK; this comes from the exons ATGAGTTTGAATTGTGAAAACAGCTTCCTTATTAAAAAGCAAGAGATAAGGCTGCATAGAAATACGACCTCCCAAAGTGGGGAGCCCCATGCACCAGAGCCGCCTTCTGTTAAACACATTGGCTATATGCTAAGCAGGACAAG GTGGAAACAATCAAATGATGATAATTATACCAACACCTATGATAACAAGAATATCGTTCTGCTTTTTGTAAAGGGAGCTGTACCTCATATTCTTGAGAAGACTACAGAGGATTTCTTTTTGAAGATTAGAAATATGCTCAGAGAAGCTGCTAACATTTGCTATGATAGACTCAAGGAAATCCCTTGCGTTACTTGCCCACATAGACCTGAAGGAGCCATGTCTACAATA GTGAAGCTCGACCTGTCATTATTGGAAGACATAAGTGATGATCTGGATTTCTGTGTCAAGCTTGCGAAAGAGGAATCTGTGATTGTTTTACCAG GGTCTGCCATGGGGCTGAAGAATTGGCTACGGGTAACGTTCTCAGTTGAGCCATCGCTGCTTGAAGACGGCCTTCTGAGGGTGAAAACTTTTTACTTGAGGCATGCCAGGAAGAAGTAA